A stretch of the Balneola vulgaris DSM 17893 genome encodes the following:
- a CDS encoding phospho-sugar mutase, with the protein MESLDNSVQQKINEWLTGSYDDVTKAEIKELVEAGKGEELTDAFYKDLEFGTGGLRGIMGVGSNRVNKYTFGMATQGFSNFLKKTYAGQKIKVAIAHDCRNNSDTLAKVVADVFSANGIEVYFFEGLRPTPELSYAVRKLECQGGVVLTASHNPKEYNGFKAYGADGGQLVAPFDAAVMQEVQKISSIDDVNFDGDENLIHSIGEEIDNQFLDELEALSVSKEAIARQKDLAIVFSPIHGTASVLMPPALKRYGFENVHLVEEQMVVDGNFPTVVYPNPEEQDALSMAIEKAKALDADLVMATDPDADRVGIAVKDDSDEWILLNGNQTGTLIINYMLTAWKNAGKLNGNQYIVKTIVTSYLIDRIAKSYGVDCYNTLTGFKYIGELMTNFEGEKEFIAGGEESYGYLIGEHVRDKDAIVSGVIIAEMAAYYKDQGSSLYEALLDMYVEHGLFQEKLISIIKKGKSGAEEIQQMMAAFRAAPPKKLGGSRVITIKDYKSGEALNTNSGAHTRIDLPSSNVLQFITEDGAIISARPSGTEPKIKFYCSVNTSIDRREDYQQAAQALNDKIDRIMKELTE; encoded by the coding sequence ATGGAGTCACTCGACAACTCGGTTCAACAAAAAATTAATGAATGGCTAACAGGTAGTTACGATGATGTGACAAAAGCCGAAATTAAAGAGCTTGTTGAAGCTGGAAAAGGTGAAGAGTTGACGGATGCATTTTATAAAGACCTGGAATTCGGTACAGGTGGCTTGAGAGGAATAATGGGAGTAGGCTCCAATCGCGTAAATAAATATACTTTTGGTATGGCTACGCAAGGGTTTAGTAATTTTTTGAAGAAGACCTACGCAGGCCAAAAGATTAAAGTAGCTATAGCTCACGATTGCCGGAATAACTCAGATACCTTAGCAAAAGTAGTAGCCGATGTATTCTCAGCAAATGGTATTGAAGTATATTTCTTTGAAGGACTTCGTCCAACCCCTGAGCTATCATATGCTGTTCGAAAATTAGAATGCCAGGGTGGGGTAGTACTTACGGCTTCACATAACCCAAAAGAATATAACGGTTTTAAAGCCTATGGTGCCGATGGTGGACAGTTAGTTGCACCCTTCGATGCCGCAGTTATGCAAGAAGTTCAGAAAATATCATCTATTGATGATGTAAACTTCGATGGCGATGAGAACCTTATTCATAGTATTGGTGAAGAAATTGATAATCAGTTCCTAGATGAGCTAGAAGCACTATCGGTTTCAAAAGAAGCTATTGCTCGCCAGAAAGATTTAGCGATTGTTTTCTCTCCTATACACGGAACAGCAAGTGTGTTAATGCCACCAGCTTTAAAACGCTATGGCTTCGAGAATGTGCATCTTGTGGAAGAACAAATGGTTGTTGATGGGAACTTCCCAACAGTGGTGTATCCAAACCCAGAAGAGCAGGATGCCCTATCTATGGCAATTGAGAAGGCAAAAGCATTGGATGCCGACCTTGTGATGGCTACAGATCCTGATGCCGACAGGGTAGGAATTGCTGTTAAAGATGATTCAGACGAATGGATTTTATTAAATGGTAATCAGACCGGTACGCTCATTATCAATTACATGCTTACGGCATGGAAAAATGCAGGGAAACTCAACGGGAATCAGTACATCGTAAAAACCATCGTAACGTCATATCTCATTGATCGCATCGCAAAATCATATGGGGTTGATTGCTACAATACACTCACGGGATTTAAATACATCGGTGAGTTGATGACTAATTTTGAAGGGGAGAAAGAGTTTATTGCCGGCGGTGAGGAAAGCTATGGCTATCTTATTGGTGAACATGTGAGAGATAAAGATGCCATCGTTTCAGGAGTCATTATTGCTGAAATGGCCGCATACTATAAAGATCAAGGAAGCTCCCTTTATGAAGCCCTTCTAGATATGTATGTAGAACACGGCTTGTTCCAAGAGAAACTGATTTCAATAATCAAAAAAGGAAAATCAGGGGCTGAAGAAATTCAGCAAATGATGGCAGCATTCAGAGCGGCTCCACCTAAAAAACTAGGTGGTTCTAGAGTGATAACCATTAAAGATTATAAGTCGGGTGAAGCTTTAAATACTAACAGTGGAGCGCATACTCGAATCGACCTGCCTTCATCTAATGTGCTTCAATTTATTACCGAAGACGGTGCTATCATCTCAGCACGTCCTTCTGGTACCGAGCCCAAAATTAAATTCTACTGTAGTGTAAACACTTCTATTGATCGAAGAGAAGACTACCAACAA